In the Syntrophomonadaceae bacterium genome, GCAAAAAAAGATCGCTTGCAGGGGATCTTAAACGGTATTGACTACAGCAAATATAACCCGGAGACAGATCCCCATGTCTTTTTTCCTTACCGTGGCTCCCTCTACAAGAAGGAAGAAAACAAGCTTCAGCTGCAGTCGCTCTTGGGCCTGCCTGTGGCCAGGGGAGTGCCGCTTTTGGGGATAGTTTCCCGCCTGGTGGAACAGAAGGGCTGGGATTTACTGGCCCCTGTCCTCAATGAAATCCTGGCCCTTGATCTGCAAATAGCAGTGCTGGGGACAGGAGAAAAAAAATATGAAGAGATGTTTAATTATTTTGCGGCAAGCTACCCGCAAAAGCTGGCTGCCAGATTCACCTTCAATGAGGAGCTGGCCCACCAGATCTATGCCGGGGCCGACCTGTTCCTGATGCCTTCCCGTTTCGAACCCTGTGGCCTATCCCAGATGATCGCCATGCGCTATGGGACTGTGCCTTTAGTGAGGGAAACCGGCGGCTTGAAGGATACGGTCATTCCATATAATCAGTATACCGGGGAAGGAAACGGCTTTAGCTTTGCCAACTACAATGCCCACGAACTCCTGTTCACAGTCCAAAGGGCGGTGAAGATTTACCGGGAAGAAAAGGCTGCCTGGAAGGGACTGGTGCAAAACGCCCTGCAGGCTGACTTCAGTCAGGAAAAATCGGCCCAAAAATATCTTGCGGTGTACCAGCAACTAGGAAGAACGAGGGTAGCCAATGATTGATCTAGCAGTAGAACATAACTCCCACAGCCTGTTTTACCGCAATCCCTTTGGCGCCGTTACCTGCGGCCAGAAGGTTATCTTCAGGCTAAAAACCCGGGCACCCCACCCGGTCAAAGAATGTTTTTTGCGGGTATGGGAAAAAGGGGAAGAGGAGCGGCTCTTGCCCATGGTGATCAGGCCGGAAACCGGAGACACGGACCCGCTGGAGCAGGTTTTTACAGTCGAATATCCTGCGCCGGACGATCCCGGCCTGGTCTGGTATTGCTTTATCATCAAGACGGAGCGCCAGACCTGGTTTTACGGGAATAATAAGGAGTTGTCAGGAGGAGAGGGCGAGCTAAAAACCAGCCTGCCACCGTCCTACCAGCTTACTGTCTACCGGACTGCCGGCAAGGCTTTGGCGTGGTATCAACAGGGGGTGATGTACCAGATTTTTGTGGACCGTTTTGCTAACGGCAATGAACAAGGCCTGGTCTGCCATCCTAAACCCAAAAGCCTGATCCATGGTGACTGGAATGACACCCCATTTTATCTCAAGGATGCAAAAGGCCGGGTCACCCGCTGGACATTTTTTGGGGGTAACCTGGCAGGTGTCATGCAAAAACTGCCCTATTTAAGAGAGCTTGGCATCAGCGCTATCTATTTCAATCCTGTCTTCGCATCCGCCAGCAACCATAAATACGATACCGGGGACTATTTAAAGATTGATCCCATGTATGGGGATGAGGAGATCTTCGCCTGCCTGATCCGGGAAGCTGGCAAGTACGGCATTGCCGTCATTCTCGACGGCGTGTTCAGTCATACCGGGAGCGACAGCATTTATTTCAACAAAAAGGGCAGCTACCCCAGCCTGGGGGCTTTCCAGTCCCCGGACTCTCCTTATTTTAACTGGTACCGGTTTTCAGGCTCCCGGGAAAAATATGACTGCTGGTGGGGAGTGGAGGACCTGCCCAATGTCAACGAGAACGAGCCGTCCTACCGGGATTTTATCTTAACAGGGGAAAACAGCGTTGTAAAGTACTGGATGAGAAAAGGGATTAAGGGCTGGCGGCTGGACGTTGCCGATGAACTTCCAGATGAATTTATCAAGACTCTGCGCCAGACAATGGCGGAAACCGATCCCGATGCGGTCCTGATCGGGGAGGTCTGGGAAGACGCTTCCAACAAGATCAGCTACGGCAAGCTGCGGGAGTATTTGTGGGGGGAGGAACTGGACGGGACGACGAACTACCCTTTCCGCAGCATCTTCCTGGACTATCTTTTGGGCAAATCCGACGCTTTCACGGCGCACCGCCGGATAATGAGCCTGTACGAAAACTATCCCCGGGAGCACTTTTATCGAGCGATGAACCTTTTGGGTTCCCATGACACCATCAGAATTATGACTTTGCTGGGAGAGGCTCCGCCGGCGGAAAGCTTGTCAGAAATAGAACGGGAAAATTTCCGTTTGCCCCGGGAGGCCAGGGAGCTGGCCGTAAAAAGGCTGCGGCTTTTTTCACTGGTGCAGATGGCCTTTCCGGGGGTCCCCTGCATTTATTACGGGGACGAGGCAGGGGCGGAAGGTTATGCCGACCCTTACAACCGGGGGACCTACCCCTGGGGCAGGGAAGACCGGGAACTTTTGGATTGGTACCGGAAAATTGTTAAGATCCGCCGGGAGTACCAGGTGCTGCAGACAGGGGAATTCGCGTCTCTTCCTGGGGATCAGGATGTTTACGGCTTCAGGCGTGCCGATAAAAACGAAGAAATTATCCTGGTTATTAACCCCAGTCTTTGCCTGGAAAAAGAGATTCTGATCCGGTTTGCCCTTCCGGAAGAAGGTTTAAGGGTAGAAGCGGCAGGAAAGTCAGGAGAAAAGGCCTGGGTGGCGCTGGAATTACTGAGTGGGGAACAGATCCCAAACGCAGCCGGCGGGTTTCTGGCAAGGCTTAAGCCCTTGGAGGGCAAACTGTTTTACTGCCGGGAAAGAGACGTTTCCCTGGTTCCCAGGCTTGAACGCTCTTGCGGGGTCCTTTTGCATCTAACTTCCCTTCCTTCCAGGTGGGGCATCGGAGATCTGGGGGAAACGGCTTTCCGGTTTGCCGGTTTCCTGGCGGAGGCAGGGCAAAGTCTCTGGCAGATCTTGCCCTTAAATCCTGTTGGCCCGGGCTTTTCCCCCTTTCAGAGCGACTCCGCCTTTGCGGGGAACCCGCTTTTAATCAGCATCGATTGTTTGATCAAGGAAGGATTGCTGGCTGCAAAGGAGGCGGAAAGGGAACTGGAAAGCATGGCCCCTTTTTTTGCGGACACCCAGGTAAATTTCCCCGCTGTATTCGAGTTAAAAGAAAAACTGTTGCGCCGGGCTTTCGAGTTTTTTCAAGTTAAAATTGACCAGGCCCGATGGGAGACACCGGCAGAAAACCGGCAGGGTTACCTGTCGTGGCCAAACTATAGCCGGTTTCTAGCAGAAAACAATTGCTGGCTGGAAGACTATTGCCTTTATCAAGCATTGAAAAAATATCACGGCGGCTTGCCCTGGCAGGAGTGGGAAAAAAATGCCGCCTGCAGGGACAGGGAAACTCTTGCGAAATTCCGCAAAGCCTTGGCCGGAGAAATTGCCTACCAGCAGTTTTTGCAGTATATCTTTTTTACCCAATGGGCAAATTTGCGAAGTTATGCCCGTGCTCAAGGCATCAGCTTCATTGGCGATCTGCCCATTTACGTGGCGGCAGACAGCTGTGATACCTGGGTACACCGCGAGCTGTTCGAGCTGGATGAGGCGGGTTGGCCCCTGAAAGTTGGCGGAGTTCCCCCTGACTACTTCAGCCAGGACGGCCAGTTGTGGGGGAACCCCCTCTATAACTGGAATAAAATGGCCAGCGAAAAATTCTCCTGGTGGACGGAGCGCATCCGGCAGGCCTTGCAGCTGACAGACTATCTTCGGCTCGATCATTTCCGGGGTTTTGAGGCCTACTGGGAGATCCCGGAATCCGCCAGTACGGCTGCCCAGGGCAGGTGGATCAAGGGCCCGGGGAAAGAATTTTTTGCGGCAATGGCCAGGGAGCTGGGCAGCCTGCCCTTGATTGCCGAAGACCTGGGCATGATCACCCCGGAGGTAAAGGTTTTGAAAGAGATCTTTGGGTTTCCCGGGATGAAGGTCTTGCAGTTTTTAACCGCAGAAAGCCTTGATCAAAAGCGGCAATCTGAGCAGGAGGTCTACTATACCGGGACCCACGATAACGATACCCTTTGGGGCTGGTATCAGAAGAACATTATCGCCGGTTTGCGGCCGCAATACCTTGATCCCCAAACAGTCTGCCGGGATTTTATCACAACTGTTTACAACAGCAAATCAGCCTGGGTGATCATTCCCCTGCAGGACATCCTGGGTTTGGACAGCAGAGCCAGGATGAACACCCCGGGAACTGCGGCCGGAAACTGGGGCTTTAGAATGCCAGAAGGATCATTGACCGCGGAGATAGTTTCTTTCCTTAAGGAAGCTTCCCTGCAATCCGGCAGGGCTGCCGTGACTTCCACCTGATGGGGGGATTAAAGTTTAACCCGGCGAAGCATTATAACGAGGCGATTGTTTAAATCAATAATCCAAGGAAGGAGTGGACGGATGAACATCCTGATTGGCGGCGCGGCCGGAGACGGGATGGAAACCATTGCCCACCTGCTGGGCAAGACCTTTGCCCGTGAAGGCTACGGTGTACTGACTACCAAAGACTATATGTCGCGGGTCCGCGGCGGCCACAATTTTTCTTTGTTGCGGGTGGGGACAAAAACCCCCTGGGCTGCCGCTGCCACCGTGGACATCCTGGTGGCTTTAAACGAAGAAACCTATCTCTTGCATCGGGAAAGACTACTGCCAAACAGCCGGATAGTCTACGACCCGGAATTGTTTGGCATACCGTCTGCAGATGAGCGAGGCTTGCCAATCAGCCTCAGGGCATTGGCTCAGGCCTCTGGCAACAAAATTATGGCCAATACGGTAGCCACCGGAGCGGTATTATCAATACTCGGGATGGAACTGACAGAAGCAAACCGCTTGCTGGCAGAGACCTTTGCCCCGGACAAGGCCCGGCAAAATACGGCTGCCCTGCAAGCCGGATATGATGCGGCAGCTAAGCTGTGCGGTAATTGCTTCGCTCTGCCACCCAAAGAACAGAGCGGAAAAGGCATTTTCCTTGACGGCAACCAGGCCCTGGGACTGGCTGCTTTGGGCAGCGGCTGCCGTTTTCTGGCTGCTTACCCGATGACCCCCGCTACCGGCGTTTTCTCATACCTGGCCGGCAAACAGGCGGAGTTTGGCCTGGTTGTGGAGCAGGCCGAAGATGAAATCGCTGCTGTTAACATGGCCTTAGGGGCTTCCTTTGCCGGGGCCAGGGCCATGACCTGCACCTCCGGCGGCGGCTTCGCCCTGATGGCGGAAGGGCTGTCTCTGGCCGGGATGACGGAAACCCCACTTGTCATCATCGTAGCCATGCGTCCCGGGCCGGCTACCGGCCTGCCTACCCGCAGCGAGCAGGGGGATTTAAATTTTGTCTTGCACGCCGGCCACGGGGAGTTTCCAAGAGCGGTGCTCTGTGCCACCCATCTGGAAGACGCTTTTTACCGGCTGAATAAAGCCTTCGATCTGGCTGAAAAATACCAGCTACCTGTCATTTTCCTCTCTGACCAATACTTTGCCGATACAGCCCGGACTATTCCCCCGTACGATTTTGCCAGGCTCTGCTATGATCGCTACCTGGTCAGTGCTGAAGATTTAGTCCGCCCCTACCGGCGATACCGCCTGACAGATAGTGGGATCTCTCCGCGGGCTTTTCCCGGCCAGTTCCCGGAGGAAATGGTGCTGGCCGACAGTGACGAGCACGATGAAGACGGCCATATTATTGAAGATGCTGTTACCCGGACCCTGATGGTAAAAAAACGGCTGCAGCGTATGGAGGCATTGGCTGCCGAGATGGACGAGCCGGAACTTTACGGCCATCCGGAGCCGGAAATCCTCTTGCTTGGCTGGGGTTCCACCTGCGGGATCCTGCGGGAAGCGATTGATGCCCTGCAATCAAAGCACCACAAAGCTGCGTTGCTGCACTTCAGCGACCTCTGGCCGCTACCCAAAGTTTTGCTAACGAAATTTCTGCCTCGGGCCAAAATCAGCTTTTGCGTGGAAAACAATGCTACCGGCCAGTTTGCCGGACTGCTGCGCCGGGAAACAGGCCTGACGGTTGATCACAAGGTTCTCCAGTATGACGGCCGCCCTTTTGACAAAGACGCGATAGTCCGGGAGGTGCTAAAATATGTGTAAAGCAACAGATTACTTGAAAGGAGAAACAGCCTGGTGTCCCGGCTGCGGAAACTTTGCTATCCGCCAGGCCCTGGCTGAAGCCCTGGCAGAGCTGTGCCTGCCACCCCACCAAGTTTTGCTGTGCTCCGGTATTGGCCAGGCTGCCAAGATGCCGCACTATCTCCGGGTTAACGGCTTTAATGGTCTGCATGGGCGAGCCCTGCCCCCAGCCACTGGGGCCTTAGCCACCAATCCCAATCTGACCGTCATCGTTGCCTCTGGAGACGGCGATACTTACGGTGAGGGCGGCAACCATTTTATTCATACTATCCGGCGCAACCCAAATCTGGCCCATTTCGTCCATAATAATCAGGTTTATGGCTTGACCAAAGGGCAGGCCAGCCCGACCAGCGAACTGGGGATGAAGACAGGGGTGCAGACCGGCGGAGTCATGACACCACCCTTAAATCCTCTGGCCTTGGCCCTGGTGATGGGAGCAGGCTTTGTAGCCCGCTGTTTTTCCGGCGAAAGAAAACATCTTAAAGAAATAATGAAGGCGGCGATTGTTTTTCCCGGCTATGCCCTGATCGACATTCTGCAGCCCTGTATTACCTTTAATAAATTAAACACTTACTCCTGGTATAAAGAGCGGGTTTACCTGGTAGAAGGGCATGACGCCAGGGATTGGCAGGCGGCCATGTCTTTAGCCCGCCAGTGGGGCGAACGGATTCCCCTGGGTATTTTTTATAGTGTCCCGGGCGCAACTTTTGAGTCCAAACTACCGGCTTTAAAAGGCGGGCCATTGGCCCTGCACCCCTTTAACCCGGCTGCCTGCGCTCATGCCCAGGACGAATTCCGCTGATACAACTTGATCACAGCCAGACAGCCATACCGCCTATGGCGGCACCATCAGGGCATAAAAAAGAACTTGCCTTGTCCCGATTGACTAATAAGAAAGGCTCCCGCCGGTCTGTCTTCTGGCGGGGGCCTTTTTGGTTATTATTGTTCCTTGACCAGACCGTTCACTTCATCGAATAATAGTCTATGTGCATCTATCCCGATGTCTATCGCATTGCAAACAATAAAACGGATTGTACTGATAACGGAAGGAGTGAACGAAACATGAGATTGCATGGAAACGGGATTGTTGCCCAGTCTGGTGGCCCAACCGCAGTAATTAACAACAGCGTTTACGGGGTCATCCGGGAATGGCAGAAAACAGATGGTTTTGGCACCCTTTTCGGTGGCCTGCATGGGATTAAAGGCATCCTGCAGGAAGACTTTATCAATCTTTCCGCCCAGCAAAGCTCAGTTATCGAAGGGCTTAGATATACACCCGGTGCGGCATTGGGGTCCTGCCGCCATAAGCTGAAAGAAGAGGAATATGCCACACTGCTGCAAATCTTTAAGAAACGAAACATCAGGTTCTTTTTCTATGTCGGCGGCAATGATTCAATGGATACAGCCAACAAGGTGCACCGCCTGGCGATGAAAGAAAACTTTGACTTGAAGGTAATCGGCGTGCCCAAAACCATAGACAACGATCTGCCCTTTACCGATCACTGCCCCGGATATGGCAGTGCTGCTAAATACGTTGCCACTACAGTGATGGAGACCGGGATCGACTTGAAAGACCTGTTGTCCAGCAACAAGGTTACCATTTTGGAAGCCATGGGCCGCAACACCGGCTGGCTGGCAGCTGCAGCCGCCCTGGCCAAGCGGGATGAAGATGATGTGCCGCACCTGATCTATCTGCCAGAAAAGCCCTTTAAGAGAGAGAGGTTCCTGGCTGATGTAGAACACTGCTACCGGAAAATCGGCCATGTTTATGTGGTTGTTTCTGAAGGAGTGACGGACGAGAATGGCTGCTACCTTTCTGCTGACAGCTGCCGGGATGCCTTTGGCCATGCAAAGCTGGGCGGTATCGCTGATGCCTTGAAGACCATGGTCGAGCAGGAATTAAGACTGAAAGTAAGGTCCAATGTCCTTGGCACTACCCAGCGGGCAGCAATGCACTACGCTTCCAGAACTGATGCTGATGAGGCCTGCCTGGTTGGACGCGAAGCAGTAAGACTGGCGGCCCAGGAAATGTCTGGCCTGATGGTTACTCTGGTAAGGGAGGACAAAAGGGACTATCTTACAACCCCCGGCTGTGTCGAGTTAAGGAGGGTGGCTAATACGGAGAAGAAGTTTCCCCTGGACTGGATCACCGAGGCCGGCAACTTTGTGACCAGCCGCTTTCTTGATTACGCCCGGCCATTGATTGCGGGGGAAATCCAGGTTCCCACTAAAAACGGTTTGCCGGACTATGTCCGCCTGCGCCTGGGGGAAGTCAAAACAAAAGTTTCCTGAGCTTAAAAGAGAAGTCTTCCCAAAGAAGGGACCATTTGCCTTGCAGATGGCCCTTTTTTTGCGGCACTTTTGTTTTGTATTTCAATCGCAGAATTCAAGAGTCCCTGCTGCAATGCTTTGACACGAAGTTTCGGGTGTTCTATATTCCATTGCTCAAAGCCTCATTTCCCGTTATAATGGAAATAGCAGTAATTCAACTGGGTCTTGGCTTCAGAGGGGGATTGTTACCCCCACTGAAGCTTAGAGCCAGTTAATATAGCAGCGTAACCGCTCTTATCCCACCGCCTTAATTGGGGACATTCCTGTCCCATTCAAGAGGCAAGAAGCAAGAGGCAGGTAACAGGATGGATAAGCGGCTTTTAGTCTTTACGCATCTGGCTCTTGCCTCCTGCTTCCTGCGTCCTGATTACTGGCAGGTGTGTCCCCTTTCCTTAGAAGCGGGGGTATTAGAGCGGGTAGCTGTCTATGATAAATCCGGATTGTCCGGTTGCCGGGTAGGTAACCGGGATTGGCCTATTGAAAATTGGCGGTATTGAGGTAGGTAGTTTGGCAGGAGCGATTAGATGGCAAAGAAAACCTAGCCAAAGCGAGAAAAGAGTGGCCCTGGGAGTGCCGCAGAGCCTCCCGGCGGTGCTGTTGCTTGGCACTGTTGCGCAAACAGGGCAGATCCTTTTTTTGCGAGAACTCTTGATGGCTTTTCACGGCAATGAATTTTTAATCGGACTGATCCTGGCTACCTGGCTGGTCTGGGTGGGTGTGGGCAGTTACTTGGGATTATACCTGGTTCACCGGGTCGGACGTCCTTTATTCCTGTTAGCGGTAAACGCTGCCGGAGTATTGTTGGTCCTGCCGGCGACCCTCCTGGTCATGCGGAACCTGCGCCGGTTCTTTGACGTTTTTCCAGGAGCCCACCTCTCTTTGCTGGATATGGCCCTCTCCTGTTTTCTGCTGCTGGCGCCAGTTTGTCTGCTTTTAGGAGCCCAGTTTGTCTTCCTGGCGCGGGTATGGCGAGAAAAGGAAGGAACAGCTGATACCTCGAGTGCCGGCAAGACTTATGTGGGTGAAGCAGTGGGCGGAGTCTTTGGCGGGATCCTGTTCACTTTCTTGCTTGTCCATTATTTAAATTCCTTTCAGATTGCAGTTTTGGCCGGCATCTTGATGCTTTGTGCCATCCTGTTCATGATCCCAAAAGCTGGAACGGGCATTAGTAGAGTGCCGCCCGGCTGCCGGCGGGTTTTGTCAGGCCTCCTGGCGGCGGCTGTCATCAGCTTTCCATTCCTGGCGGAGCTGGATGCTTTGGCGTATAAAGCAAAGTGGCAGCATTTCCTGCCGCAGCACCAGCTTGTCGGAACCTACCAGTCCAGGTATGGAACCATTGGAGTGGTGCGGCTGGAGGAACAGTACAGCTTCTACCAGAGCGGCAATCTGGTCATCAGCATCGCCGGCCCTGAGGCCACTGCTGCAGGACTGGAAGAGCAGGAAGCGGTAGTGTTTGCCCATTTGGCCCTGGTTCAGCATGAGAACCCGGCAGATGTCCTGCTGATTGGCGGAGGTTTGCGAGGTATCTTGCGGGAGATACTAAAGCATCCGGTGGAGAGGATTGACTACATCGAACTGGACGCAGCTCTTATCAAAGCTGCCTGGTCCTATCTTTCCCCGGCGGCAGAAGAGGCCTTTCACGATCCCCGGGTGCGCCTGATCCATACCGACGGCAGGCTTTTCATAAAAACAGCCGCGCAAGAATATGACATGATCATTATCGATGCCCCGGAACCCGCCACTGCTGCCCTGAATCGTTACTTTACCAAAGAATTTTTTCGTGAAGCTAAAAGTCTGCTTCGCCCCGGCGGAGTTTTTGTGATCGGAGCGGCCTCCACTCCCGGCCTGAAAGGGGTTGCAGTCGCTAACCGCAACGCAACTATCTACCATACTTTGGACGCAGTCTTTGCCCGGGTATTGACGGTTGGCGACCGGTTTATGTATTTTTTTGCTACCGACGATTCCGGCCAGATCTCCGTCGAGGCGGCAACCCTCGCCGGGCGATACACTGAGCGCAAGATCGAAGCCAAGGGTTTTTCCCCGCAGCATTATTACCTGTTGCTGCAGGAAAACCAGCTGCGGCGGGTGAACTGGATTGTCCGCAATCACGGGCGCAGTCCTGGCGCGTATTTGGCAGGGCCAAAAAGAGTGCCGCTAAACCCAGGTCCAGTAACTGAACAGGAAGCCGGGGAACACTTGCTGCCGCCAGTTGATCGAAGCCGGTTCATTAATTCCGACTTTAAACCCACCGGCTATTTTTACACCCTCATGTTTTTAGATGAACTGGCCCGGGCCGGCTATAACAATGTATTTCAATGGCTGCTGCAGGTTAAATCTTGGTGGATACTCTTGCTTTTTACCCTGCCACTTTTTGCGGTGTTAGGATTTAAGCTTCTTGCAGGTTCCAATGGCAATAAACCCATAGCCCGTTTGGCGGTGTTGTTCAGTGTGTTTATGACCGGCTTTTCCACCATGGCCTTGCAGATTGCCCTCTTGTTTTCCTTTCAGAGCATCTACGGTTTTATTTTTGAGATGATAGGGCTGATCATGGCCATGTTCATGGGCGGGCTGGCCCTGGGCGCTTACTTAACCAGCCGGTATGTGGCAACTAAAACCCGGATCAATATCCTGGCGGGTACCCAGCTGTTGACGGCTTTGTCGGCATTTTTGGTTGCCGCCGTACTCCCGGCGGTGGCGGAAGTAAAGTCTCCTGCCGGCATCTTCGCCTTGTTTTCCGTGCTGACCTTTGGCACCGGTCTGATTAACGGGTTTAATTTCCCACTGGCAACTGCCTGTTTGTTAACCTTGGACAGACACGCTGAAAAGTCGACTGGCGCTGTGTATGGCGTGGAACTGTTTGGGGCGTGTTTGGGAGCGATCCTTACCAGCCTGCTGATGGTCCCTATCTTTGGTATTGTCGCCAGCTGCCTGATTGCCGGTGCCGCCAATGGCGCTGCCTTTCTGACACTTTTGCTTGCGAGGAGGTCTTATCAATGGTGGCAGAAAATTCAACCAGCGGCTTGAGCCGCCGGGAGCTATTAAAAAAAGCAGGTTTAATCGGAGCCTGCGCTTTTCCTCTGGCCGGTGTCTTCGGCTGCCGCAGGGAAAAACAAGAAGAAGCCACGCCAGGGTCGACCAAAGCGGCAAGGCAGGGATTTATCAGGCCGCAGCCTTCGCCATGGTTCAGCAGTCTTGGCCAGGCCGGGATAAAGTGCGAACTATGCCCCAGGGGGTGCCAGCTGGCGGAGGGCGCAAGAAGCTTTTGCCGGGTGCGGGAAAACCGGGGCGGGGTGGGCCATACCCTGGTTTACGGCAACCCAGCCTTAGTGCAGGAGGACCCTGTCGAGCGCATGCCCTTTTACCATATGCTGCCAGGCAGCTGGGTCCTGTCAATTTCCACAGCGGGGTGTAATCTTGCTTGTAAGTTCTGTGAGGTCTGGGATATGGCCCTGGTGGCACCGGAGGACATCCATGCCTACGATATGCCGCCGGAAAATGTGGTAGCTCATGCCAAGGCTTCAGGTGTGAGGGCCATCAGTTATGCTTTCGGTGAGCCGGTAGCTTTTTACGAGTATATGGCGGAAGTAGCCGTTTTGGCTAAAAAAGCGGGGCTCTTAAATCTGGTCCATACGGCCGGGTATATTCAGCCAAGGCCCCTGGAGGATCTTGCCGGCAGGCTGGATGCTGTCAATGTAGACCTGAAGGGTTTTGACCCTGCATTTTACCGGGAGATTGTGGGGGGAGAGCTTGAACCGGTGCTCAAAACCCTGAAGATGATCCGGGAAGCGGGCCT is a window encoding:
- a CDS encoding fused MFS/spermidine synthase, yielding MKIGGIEVGSLAGAIRWQRKPSQSEKRVALGVPQSLPAVLLLGTVAQTGQILFLRELLMAFHGNEFLIGLILATWLVWVGVGSYLGLYLVHRVGRPLFLLAVNAAGVLLVLPATLLVMRNLRRFFDVFPGAHLSLLDMALSCFLLLAPVCLLLGAQFVFLARVWREKEGTADTSSAGKTYVGEAVGGVFGGILFTFLLVHYLNSFQIAVLAGILMLCAILFMIPKAGTGISRVPPGCRRVLSGLLAAAVISFPFLAELDALAYKAKWQHFLPQHQLVGTYQSRYGTIGVVRLEEQYSFYQSGNLVISIAGPEATAAGLEEQEAVVFAHLALVQHENPADVLLIGGGLRGILREILKHPVERIDYIELDAALIKAAWSYLSPAAEEAFHDPRVRLIHTDGRLFIKTAAQEYDMIIIDAPEPATAALNRYFTKEFFREAKSLLRPGGVFVIGAASTPGLKGVAVANRNATIYHTLDAVFARVLTVGDRFMYFFATDDSGQISVEAATLAGRYTERKIEAKGFSPQHYYLLLQENQLRRVNWIVRNHGRSPGAYLAGPKRVPLNPGPVTEQEAGEHLLPPVDRSRFINSDFKPTGYFYTLMFLDELARAGYNNVFQWLLQVKSWWILLLFTLPLFAVLGFKLLAGSNGNKPIARLAVLFSVFMTGFSTMALQIALLFSFQSIYGFIFEMIGLIMAMFMGGLALGAYLTSRYVATKTRINILAGTQLLTALSAFLVAAVLPAVAEVKSPAGIFALFSVLTFGTGLINGFNFPLATACLLTLDRHAEKSTGAVYGVELFGACLGAILTSLLMVPIFGIVASCLIAGAANGAAFLTLLLARRSYQWWQKIQPAA
- the amrS gene encoding AmmeMemoRadiSam system radical SAM enzyme — protein: MVAENSTSGLSRRELLKKAGLIGACAFPLAGVFGCRREKQEEATPGSTKAARQGFIRPQPSPWFSSLGQAGIKCELCPRGCQLAEGARSFCRVRENRGGVGHTLVYGNPALVQEDPVERMPFYHMLPGSWVLSISTAGCNLACKFCEVWDMALVAPEDIHAYDMPPENVVAHAKASGVRAISYAFGEPVAFYEYMAEVAVLAKKAGLLNLVHTAGYIQPRPLEDLAGRLDAVNVDLKGFDPAFYREIVGGELEPVLKTLKMIREAGLHLEITNVVIPTLNDDLAQVSKMCRWIVAELGAEVPVHFARFYPLFKLSALPRTPVSTMDRIRETALETGLKFVYIAKIPGHQGENTFCPGCQEIVIKRLGFVIEEIKLNNGACAYCGTAIPGRWI